AATGCCATAAAATAAGACAGGAACGATCAATAACGAAAATTGCCCCTGAAGAACTCAGTAGTGCGATAGCTTACGCTGACTTGTCGGTTCGCATAGTGATTATTTACTTAATGAACTCATTTACTTACTACTTAAAGCGTATTATGGCATAAAAAATATGTTTTGTAGGAGCAATTTATCACTTAATTGATGTTGAATTATTTTTTGAATTTCTGGAGAAGTTGATGGAGTTAGATAATCTATAATATCTTCAAGATTATGATAAATAGCCCATAATAAAGAAGTTCTTAACTCCTCATCCAGTAAATTAACATTTGCGCCAGCTTGAACTAGAAATTTAATAGTTTGAGTATGCCCATTCATTGCTGCCAATATTAAAGGTGTTATTCCCTTTTCAAATCGTTCGTTGACATTAAAACCTGCTAAAATTAGCTGCTGTATTACTACAATATTTTCATCACCAATTAAAATAGCCTGAGCAAAAATACTTTTTATTTCTTCTGGAGCGTCTTTATAAAAAGTTAATATATATTGTAATGCGTCAATAGTGTCTTTCCACAAACAGCAAGTTAATGCACTGCGCCACGCACTATCTTCGATAAATCCAAATCTTGGATTGGCTCCATGTGCAATTAGTAACTGCATCAAGCTAACATTATTTGCTTCTGCTGCTACCATTAGTGGAGTTCTGCTCTCTTCTGCATTTAAATAATTAACATCAGCACCTCGACAAAGTAATTCTGATACCAACAATTCGTGTCCACCTCTAACTGCATCTAATATGACTAGGTTAGATAAATCTTCAACTCGATATTCGTTTAATAGATCTTTCCAGAGTAAATCTATCAACTGTTGATCGTTAAGATATATAGCTCGCGATAGTGCTTTCGTTATATAGTTGTGTCTAAAAAATAGTTGCCAGTTTAAGAGAAAGACCTTGATGCCATTCATCAAGACTTCAACCACTTGAAAATTTCTTAATAAAACAGCTTTTTCTAAAGGTGTAACTATT
The Oculatellaceae cyanobacterium DNA segment above includes these coding regions:
- a CDS encoding ankyrin repeat domain-containing protein is translated as MQHLYSLIENNDIELLSNLLSTEKIDKSQFVDETIEQDEYGIVTPLEKAVLLRNFQVVEVLMNGIKVFLLNWQLFFRHNYITKALSRAIYLNDQQLIDLLWKDLLNEYRVEDLSNLVILDAVRGGHELLVSELLCRGADVNYLNAEESRTPLMVAAEANNVSLMQLLIAHGANPRFGFIEDSAWRSALTCCLWKDTIDALQYILTFYKDAPEEIKSIFAQAILIGDENIVVIQQLILAGFNVNERFEKGITPLILAAMNGHTQTIKFLVQAGANVNLLDEELRTSLLWAIYHNLEDIIDYLTPSTSPEIQKIIQHQLSDKLLLQNIFFMP